ATCGGTGGGGCTCCATGCAGTACAGGGCTGATCGTGCCGTCTCGGCATCCGGAGTCTGCCAGCCGCGCACGCCGATGGTGACCCGTTCGCCGGGCAGCAGCGTGACCAGCCCCCGGTCGGCCCGCGCCGCCGGATCCAGCCGGTCGGCCTGCACCAGCAGATCCCGTACGAGGGTGTGGGCCGTCACCTCGATCCCGCCCGGCACGAGCGCGACCTCGAACTCCGGCCGGGGATACGGGATCTCGCGGTCGGGCGCCGGGAAGTGCAGGGCGCGCAGCCCTCCCCCACTCTCGACTTCGCTCGAGCGGGGGGACCCCCATGTGTCCGCGACCAGGAACTCCTTCGGCCCGACGGGCTCCAGCTCCCGGGGGACGTCGACATGGGCCACCGCCCGCCCCTCGGCGACCAGCTTCACCCTCGACTGATCGATCACCCCGCCCTCCACGGACATCCGCCGCAACGTCAGCGTGCCGGTCCACGGTTCCGCCGTTTGGTTGACGGCCGTCAACACCAGTCGGTGCTCCCGCACTTGAAGCGTGAGCAGCCGGTCCGCGTACAGCCGCCGCAGCTCGTGGTAGAGCGGCTTCTCCCGCCCGTCCCCGTCGATCGCCGCCCAGGAGGTCACCGGCCAGCAGTCGTTGAGCTGCCAGACCACCGTGCCCGCGCACACCGGCCAGTGCGACCGCCAGTGCTCGATCCCTGCGGCGACCGCGCGGGCCTGGTTGACCTGGGTGAGGTAGTGCCAGCGGTCGAAGTCCCCCTCGGGGAAGGCGAAATGCCTCTCCAGCCCGCGCCGCAGCTTGCCGTTGCCGTCGTCCGCCTTCTGGTGGTGCAACATCCCGGTGGAGTCGGGAGCGAGCTCCTCCCCGGGCAGCGCGCGCCGCAGCGTGGCATACGCGGGTGGTGCCTGCCAGCCGAACTCGGCGACGAAACGCGGCACTTCGAGCCGGTAGTCGGCGTAGTCCTCCCGGTTCCACACCTCCCACGAGTGGTGCGTGCCGTGCGCCGGATCGTTCGGATGCCGGTCCCAGGACCCCGACCACGGGCTACCCGCCGTATACGGCCGTGTCGGATCCAACTCGGCCACCACCCGCGGCAGTACGCCCAGGTAGTACCCCTCGCCCCAGGAGTCCCCGGCGAGACGCGGCTCCCATCCCCAGTCCCGGAACCCCCACAGGTTCTCGTTGTTGCCGTTCCACAGCACCAGCGAGGGATGCGGCATCAGCCGTACGACGTTCTCGCGCGCCTCCGCCTCCACCTCGCCCCGCAGCGGCTGCTCCTCGGGGTAGGCCGCGCAGGCGAAGGGGAAGTCCTGCCACACCAGCAGCCCGAGTTCGTCGCAGGC
The nucleotide sequence above comes from Streptomyces sp. NL15-2K. Encoded proteins:
- a CDS encoding glycoside hydrolase family 2 protein, whose product is MLQATPLTEGWILRHEEAELPAVVPGCVHTDLLAAGVIPDPFLGLGETEVAWVGRREWTYETELAATDGHEQTDLVFDGLDTAAEILLDGQVLGRTRNMHRSYRFDVTGLSGRLAVRFVSAYAEAEAVRGRVGERPAAYAEPYQYIRKMACSFGWDWGPTLVTAGIWRPVRLERWSTARIARVRPLVTVEGGLGRVELAVEVERTRVEAPLAVEATVGGVRARAEIDGAAGTVRLEVPDARLWWPRGYGEQPLYEVELMLLHGDRALDAWRRRIGFRTVELDRRPDAHGTGFTFVVNGERLFARGVNWIPDDVFPSRITRDRYRERLRQAADAGVDLVRIWGGGIYESEDFYDACDELGLLVWQDFPFACAAYPEEQPLRGEVEAEARENVVRLMPHPSLVLWNGNNENLWGFRDWGWEPRLAGDSWGEGYYLGVLPRVVAELDPTRPYTAGSPWSGSWDRHPNDPAHGTHHSWEVWNREDYADYRLEVPRFVAEFGWQAPPAYATLRRALPGEELAPDSTGMLHHQKADDGNGKLRRGLERHFAFPEGDFDRWHYLTQVNQARAVAAGIEHWRSHWPVCAGTVVWQLNDCWPVTSWAAIDGDGREKPLYHELRRLYADRLLTLQVREHRLVLTAVNQTAEPWTGTLTLRRMSVEGGVIDQSRVKLVAEGRAVAHVDVPRELEPVGPKEFLVADTWGSPRSSEVESGGGLRALHFPAPDREIPYPRPEFEVALVPGGIEVTAHTLVRDLLVQADRLDPAARADRGLVTLLPGERVTIGVRGWQTPDAETARSALYCMEPHR